A single region of the Verrucomicrobiota bacterium genome encodes:
- a CDS encoding 8-amino-7-oxononanoate synthase, with amino-acid sequence MSNQNSSLDHVLAKHLVEDKEANFHRELRTFLPSTTLYSENDYLGLASYFSEKKQAHAVHLHGAGAARLLSGNTTSHEKLEAELATFKNTQAALSFSTGYAAACGTIPAVLTRGDFIVMDKAIHACFIDASRISEATIRVFAHNDLKQLEEILKHIRLKHPSSRILIIVESLYSMHGDFAPLREIVSLKKSYDAWLMVDEAHATGIYGKNRRGKCEELHVADQVEIQMGTLGKAIGTYGGYIAGSKTLIDYLTQRARSFMFTTACPPLLADLTCQAIQLVKNAKGESLKEKLLENILFFTTALSLPYQTSPIQTVQVSSETRAMEISQKLLQKKIYVPAIRYPTVPKGQAVLRISITAKHSPEQLLFLSKELENLL; translated from the coding sequence GTGTCGAATCAAAACTCATCATTAGATCATGTTCTAGCCAAACATCTTGTTGAAGATAAAGAAGCCAACTTTCATCGAGAGCTTCGCACCTTCTTACCATCTACTACTCTTTACTCTGAAAACGACTATTTAGGGCTTGCTTCCTACTTTTCTGAAAAAAAACAAGCCCATGCCGTTCACTTGCATGGTGCAGGGGCAGCCCGGCTACTTTCAGGCAACACTACTTCTCACGAAAAATTAGAAGCAGAATTAGCTACATTTAAAAATACCCAGGCAGCTTTGTCTTTTTCTACTGGTTATGCTGCTGCCTGCGGAACCATTCCTGCAGTGTTAACGCGGGGGGACTTTATCGTCATGGATAAAGCTATACATGCATGTTTTATAGATGCCTCAAGAATATCAGAAGCAACTATTCGAGTTTTTGCTCATAATGACTTGAAACAGCTTGAAGAAATCCTGAAGCATATACGCCTTAAGCACCCCTCTTCAAGAATTCTCATTATCGTCGAATCCCTATATTCGATGCACGGTGATTTTGCTCCTTTGAGAGAGATCGTCTCTCTTAAAAAATCTTATGATGCATGGCTAATGGTTGATGAAGCACATGCTACTGGTATTTATGGGAAAAACCGAAGGGGTAAGTGTGAGGAACTTCATGTAGCTGACCAAGTTGAAATCCAAATGGGAACTCTCGGAAAAGCTATTGGTACTTATGGTGGCTATATTGCTGGCTCGAAAACTCTCATTGACTACCTTACTCAACGAGCTCGCTCATTCATGTTCACAACTGCATGCCCACCTTTACTAGCAGACCTAACCTGCCAAGCTATCCAACTTGTCAAAAACGCAAAGGGTGAGTCATTGAAAGAAAAACTATTAGAGAATATCTTATTTTTTACGACGGCCCTTAGCCTGCCATATCAAACTAGCCCAATTCAAACTGTGCAAGTGAGCAGTGAAACACGTGCGATGGAGATCAGCCAAAAGCTTTTACAAAAAAAAATCTATGTTCCCGCCATTCGTTATCCCACTGTACCCAAAGGTCAAGCCGTCTTGCGAATATCTATCACTGCTAAGCATAGCCCGGAACAACTTTTATTCTTATCCAAGGAATTAGAAAACCTATTATGA